Below is a genomic region from Telmatobacter sp. DSM 110680.
ACCCGGTTTCAGCCCCGCTGGAAAGATCACCTATGCGTGGACCACCTACATCCTGCTTAGAGTGATCTACACAGTCAACAATGTGCCCTACGCATCTCTTACGGCGGTCATGACGGCAGACCCCGACGAGCGGACCAGCATCGCATCCTATCGACAGATCGCTGCTAACTCTGCCGGCTTCATTGTCGCCAGTCTCGCTATCCCGATGGTTAGATTCTTCGGTCGCGGCGATGACGCACGCGGCTACCAATACACCATGGGTCTGCTGTCAGCGCTGAGCGTCATCTTTTTTATCGTGGCCTTCTTCGCCACCAAAGAGCGCATTCAACCTGATCCGCAGCAGAAGACCAATCTCGGCCAAGACCTCTCCGACCTTTTCAAAAACCGGCCCTGGGTTGTGCTGTTCCTCGCCACCTTGTTTTATTTCACGGCCATCGTGATACGCGGCAACGTCATGCTGCCTTATTTCCGATTCGTTGCCGGCAATGTGGACTTGTTCGCCTGGTTCAATGGGTTCGGGCTTGCCGCACTCCTCGTCGGCGTTGCATGCTCCACGGCCGTCTCTGTACGCGTGGGCAAGCGTCAGCTCTTCATTGGCAGCATGTTGTTGTCGGGCATCTTTAATATGGCGCTGTTCATCATTCCTCCTGGCTCCACGGTGACAATCATCGCCGTGGAAGTGCTGCGCCAGTTCGCTTACGGACTGTCGGGCCCGATCATTTGGGCGATGATGGGCGACGTAGCCGACTACGGTGAATG
It encodes:
- a CDS encoding MFS transporter, with product MIEKLSFGEKSGYALGDMAANFVFQAMLALQLDFYTHTFGLTAAQAGTLFLVVGLSVACLNPVMGVIADRTSTKWGKFRPWLLWSALPFGIIGVLTFTTPGFSPAGKITYAWTTYILLRVIYTVNNVPYASLTAVMTADPDERTSIASYRQIAANSAGFIVASLAIPMVRFFGRGDDARGYQYTMGLLSALSVIFFIVAFFATKERIQPDPQQKTNLGQDLSDLFKNRPWVVLFLATLFYFTAIVIRGNVMLPYFRFVAGNVDLFAWFNGFGLAALLVGVACSTAVSVRVGKRQLFIGSMLLSGIFNMALFIIPPGSTVTIIAVEVLRQFAYGLSGPIIWAMMGDVADYGEWKTGRRASGTVTAAVVFALWAGLALGGAIAGWLFSFYGFVSGADVQSAHAQSGILLTASIYAGLAFFAVAACLFFYPISREGNQKIANELSERRKAFAPHTGS